gtttctttcttttgattccCAGTTCTTATGGTCAGAATTTGTCAACAAGCACTTACATGGGGGAGACAGTATTTTGCATCCTAATATGCATATTTGGCTTGGTTTTGTTTTCACAGTTGATTGGAAATATGCAGGTAAGCTTTCTATAGTTTATTATTTGAGAAAAttcaacttttgttttcttgtgcttTTTTCGACTTTTGTTTTCTCGTGCTTTCAACTTGCAGTAATGATGTATACTAAAATGCTCACATGGACCACTCAGTTCAGGTCATATACAAAACTGCCcaaatttcagaaataaatttcataaataCTAACTCGAGTTTGTAAGTCAACTATGAAAAAATAGCCTAGGTTTAGTTCTTTAGTTGATATGCCTTCGTGAATGCATGGTAATGATCCATAGCTGAATGAGTTTTTTCCATCAGCTTGTTCcttctttttgtaatttgctTCTTATATGGAAAAGTTAAACCTGCTTTTACAGTTGATAAGGGATTGGTTTTGCAAGACAATGAGTGGTGCAAAAGCCTCTTGGTTCAGCTATTCTACCACCACGACAGGTTTTGTACTTTCACAGGAATGAAGAGGACTGATTTTCTCTCCAAGGGCCTATTTGATTGCATGGAttatttttccatgaaaagTTTTGGTCAAATAGTTCTTTGTGCTTATGTTTTTTACCCTAtggtttttttacttttctataTTTCCTGTGCTGACTGACTGGTAAAAGACCATCTTTTTTCTGTGTTTCCATCACACATAATGTTTTAACTTGTAGCAAAGATGATGAGGAACATTTTTCTAGACAAAAGGTAAATTCCTTAAAAAACTTAGAAAGATTTACTTAATTGAGCTAATATAACACCCCACATGAAGGTTACCTGTCTTTGAAAAAGGGTGCCAGGCCTTCTAGAGCACTTTGGGCTTCCAGCTCCTTGGTAGGGGCTAGATATTTTGGtggtttcattatttttatgggTATCACCATGTTGTGGTTAATCTTGCTGTGGATGTGTAATTTTAACGTTTTTCTTGTATTATGTCTAATTGAGAATTTTTTGACATCTCTATGAAGACATACTTGCAATCTATTACTGTGAGAATTGAAGAATGGCGTGTAAAGCAACGGGACACTGAAGAGTGGATGATACACCGTCAGCTGCCCCAGGATTTGCAAGAACGTGTGAGGCGGTTTATTCACTATAAATGGCTTACTACCAGGGGAGTTGATGAAGAAGCCATTTTGCAGTCATTACCTTTGGACCTCCGTCGTGAAATTCAGCGGCATCTATGTCTTGGCCTCGTTCGTCGTGTAAGAAAGCACTTTTGCTCTTAGTTTTGCCATGTTTCTGACTATAATGAGGTTAAATTGCATTTAAAGGATCTCTCTTTCTGAATGAAAATGCACTCTGATAAATGTTGTTGTATGACACTAGTAATTGTCTGCCTGCTTCTGCTTTAGTTTGGCCTTATTCGCTATTTAGAAAAGCCACTAGTTGCATTCATGACTAGTGATTTTGAGTGGTATTCAAAgtagcttttaaaatttaaatccatgTTTCCTCCAAGAATGCTGTTATTTGACAATAGTATTTGTCTGCTCGCTTGTGCTGTAGGTTCCCTTCTTTTCTCAGATGGATGACCAACTTCTGGATGCCATATGTGAGCGCTTGGTGTCATCATTgaacataaaaaacacataCATTCTTCGCGAGGGGGACCCAGTCAATGAGATGCTTTTTATAATTAGAGGTAAACTTGAAAGCTCTACCACCAATGGTGGCAGAAGTGGCTTTTTCAATTCCATTATGCTTGGGCCTAGTGACTTTTGTGGTGAAGAGCTATTGACATGGGCGTTACTCCCAACCTCGAGTTTAAACTTGCCTTTATCAACACGTACTGTCCGTGCATTGGATGAGGTTGAGGCCTTTGCATTGCGAGCTGATGATTTGAAGTTTGTCGCCAATCAGTTTAAACGTTTGCACAGCAAGAAGCTGCAACACACATTTAGATTTTACTCTCACCAATGGAGGACATGGGCTGCTTGCTTTATACAAGCTGCATGGCGGCGCCATAAGAAGAGGAAGTTGGCAAGGGATCTGGAAATGCATGAAAACTTGTTTTATATGTCTGAAGATGCTAGCAGTTCAGATGCACTGCTAATTGATGTAGCTGGTGGCGGCGGCTATGATGGTGGCTATGGTGAAATTGTTATAGATCCTTCATTAGAAGGTTCTAACAACTTACCGCATCTTGATCTAGGTGCTACCATATTGGCTTCTAGGTTTGCTGCAAATACAAGAAGAGGTGTCAACCAAAAGATTAAGGGCACAGATCACATTGAAGAGAAAGTTCGGTTGCCAAAGATTCTCAAACCTGATGAACCTGATTTCTCATTAGACCTTCAAGAGGAGGAATGAGGAAGGTAGTATCTCTGACAAAGAATGGCTTTCTGTTTATGCAACTCTTGAGTAAATTCATAAGCTACCAACAATTATATGAACAGGGATCGGGAATACATCACCATAGGGCagaaatctttcttttttgtgacCGTAGCCCAAATGCTTTGTGAATAAGGTGAAAACAGAACAAAAGAGGAGACTGTCTTGATTCAGTCACTCAAGCCCTAGTTTCTCTCGTGGAGAAGAGGTTGTGGTGGGTACATGTTTCCTCCTTGGTGAGTTGATGAACTGTGAATACATCCTCACTTATTGTTTGTACTGAAAGGCTGTTAACTGGGAAGGTTGTGTTCCCAAAGAGCAGATCCATTTCTTTTGTTCAGATTTTAACTGCCATCTTTTTGTTCAGGTGTTGTATAGCATGCAGGAATTTAACTTACTTGGATTGACATACTAATTTGAAGTGCAAATAGATTGAGTTGTGAATTTCATCCTTGAGTTTTATTTGATGTCTCCATTCCTACAAAAAAACTCGTATTCTTGACTcttgaatttgttgttaatcTGCGAATATGAGAGCGTGCTGCAAGGACAGGAGTCCAGGGGAGAAAGTGTGCTTTTTTGCCGTGGAGCAACTGATTGTACGACAGCCTGAAAGTGAAGAGGACGACGTTTGCCTTTCGTCAGCTTTTTACTCATCTCTACTACAAAATTGGGAAAGATAGTGAGAACGACGAGCAACCAGAAGAATCACTCTGCCTATAACAGTGTAAAATTCTGAACCACCGCAGAATAATTGATGGGCAAATTTGCCCACCTTGAATGGATCAGGAAACAACTTGCAGTAATGAAACTAGCAAACAATTCAAGTAAGTAAACTGGttaagccatttattttttgCCTGGTGGGCCTCGTGAAGATTGTGGGCGACTTCAGTGGGTCCCTTTTTCTCCATGATGGACGGTGGTGATTTCACAGCAGCAGTTGCTTATGTTGTGTCACATGGCCTGATCTGATGGAGAAAGCAGAGAAAGATCCGACAAAACACTCGGTCGGAACTTCAACTTTGGCACAATATTTATTAGAGAGAGATAGCACGTTGATGTGTTCAGCTTGAACATATTTTATGGAAGCTACATCTTATCATAGTGTTTCTGTCATCCTGCCACAATGAAGACGATAAAAGATTCAATTAAATTGCATATGAGCTTATCTTTTCTCCACAAAGACGTCCCCacattataaaagaaaaggggaTAGCGCCCACTGTTTCACAAACAGACTGCTGGAGTTTCAGTCATGGCATTATCACATATCCAAAATAATTGGTACCCACGAGCCAAAAAGAACACTTGGGTCCCTCGTTTCCTAGAACGTACAAAATGTCATTTCACAAAAAATGTCATGCACTCTTCCTTGTACATATTACAGCTTATAAACTTTCAAAGGGTTACCCTCCTCCTGTAAGCCAGTAAGGAAACCAGTTCGGGATTGGAACAAAAGAAACCAGATATGCAAATGAACTTGAATAACCTGGATATTTGGaagttttaatttattaaagTCCTGTATAGTTAGAATTGACATTTTCTTGGGTAAGTGTTACTGTTCATGAATGTTGTCTGAAGGCCTTCCCATTCTCCTTGCATCCTGGATCCTAAACCGTGTCGGAGACCTACGTTCGACGATGTGCCTTATGTGCAACCAGGTATATAGTACATCTCTTGAGGAACCTAGAGGACTTTAAAGAGGTGCTTTATCCGATTACCATTCTCACCCATGCATGTTTATCTTAGGTGTCACGATGGGAATCAAGGAATTTGAATAATATAATTACACCAGAGATTAGAGTTTCTGAAAAATAGTTGAGGAAAactatattcaaaattttatgtgatGGGTTCACATCTACATGAAGAACTTTCAGAAAGGTCACTTATCCCAACACTAGTGCATTTATACTGgtttgatcagattcaaaagTTCACATCCTTACTCTTTCCAAAACAATAATCGTCATCTCAACTTCTATGACAACTAATTTGTCCAGTCAATTGCTTCAATGTCAGCCCccctaaatgaaaaaaaggcaGGGTCGATATTGACCCCTCTCAAGTGTCCTCTAGTAATCGGCTGAAATTTTCCGTACAATCCATTTATTTAACAAAGTAATAagccattttacatattttaattaCAGTTGCAGTATTTTAAGATTTTATGGGTACAGAcagattttttgtcttcttttccaaaTAATTCACCTCCAATACTGATGGTGGCAGCATCGAGTGTCCTTTCAAGGAAAGGATTTACTAAACCACGACCCGCTTTGGGCAACTTTTGACATCagcagaagatgaagaagaaaagttcGTCACGCTTTTGCCTTTTGTCCTGTGTACAGCCCCCATCCTCCATCCTAGTGCAGAAAGAGAAGGGGACAGTTGCCAAGAGAGCACGGAATGAGGCATTTTGCCGTCATGGTGTTTGCCTAAGCAAAAGGCTCTCTCACTTGAGTCTTGAAAAGCAGTGGGCATCTAAAGAGAAGCAGCTCAGAGCCCATTTCAAGATAACCAAATGCTTCATTGAGGTTCACTGGTTCAAGGTACATAATCTATTGTCGCTCTGTCGAAGGTCGGCGGTTCGAGGCGAGTAGTGAGAGAGGCCACGACCACTAGGTAGACAAGGTTGGAGGTTCGAACATGAGGAGCGTACAGGAGTGGGACGGGCTACGACTCCCTTGAGGAGACAGCATAACGGGACGAGTTACAACCTCTAGATAGACAGTCATAGGAGGATTCAGTAACCAGAACACTGTGTTAGAACGCTGTTAGTATTCCATATGAATCTGTAagacaaaatttgaaatcacaatttcTTTAACCAAATAACCCCTCAATAATATAGCGAGACGGGCACTGCTAGGagatttgaagtttgaaccccACATGCACCcactctttgtgtgtgtgtgtgtgtatatatatatatatatatagagagagagagagagagagagagtatatatatatatatatatatatatatatatatatatatatatatatatatatatatatatatatatatatatatatatatagagagagagagagagtatatatatatatatatatatagatagagagagagagagagagagagagagagagagagagagaggacttcCCTTCctatttattaacaaaaaataaagagaacatgctttttttatagaaagaaacagaaaaacaaactaaaattgTGATCCAAAATAGCTAGATCACAGAGAGCTTACAAAATCCCACTCTACAACAGTAATAGGCTCCCTTTGCCGGAAAGATCAACAACCCCGGGAGCTGGGTTCGATGGTATGACCATGATGCTACCAATCAACCGTTGGCTTGATATCTAACAGTAGTTACAGTACTACGCTTTCTTCCCGGTGACGGGACTTTCGATTAGGCAACATTCACGAACGTTTCTCTACTAAATGTATAAGCTAAGAAGACATCCAACTCTAACAACACCTGCTTTCATGAAGAAACCTCCTTGAATATTTGCATTATATTATATACCATCTTCTGAATTCCTCTTGAACATAAAAACAGTGACTGCACTGGAAGGACATCCGACACCTGACATTCAAACAACAATATCCACAGCTCCTTTTCAGGCCCCATTTGAATAGTTGCAAGTGAGTTGGATATGGTACAAGCGTTTTGTCAATTTCTGGCGCTATGGTTGGGAAAACAATTTCCCAAGCTCGTCAGCTCATTCGGAGATTCTGAAAAGACCAAAAAGACAATGTAGGCAAACAGCGGCCCCGGCATTAATGACGGCTTTATTGATGCTTTTTTCTCACGGTTAGTAAAGGAATCACTGGCGGTAAAGATGCCTAGAGACAAAAAGGAATTGGCAGCGACAAAACCCGGCAGGAGTCCTAATTGGTTGGCCAGGGTGGGGTCGAACTCGATGTACACTTGAGCTTTGACTGTGCTCGTGTCATGAAGGGGTGGGGTCGAACTCGATGCACTCTGAGCATTGACTGTGCTCGTGTCATGAAAGAGCACGTGGAGTCGAGCTGCTATCATTTAGTCAGTTCTAGGAAGCCCTGGAATTTCTAGAACGTTTAGTATTTTAGTAAAGTAGCGTGCAAAGTATCAGGATAATATGGATATACAGATAAACAAAAGGATAATAGTCAATTCACTCGCCAAAGGGAGCTATGCCAAGTTGCAACTCTAGGCATAGCTAGAAGGATTCGATATAAACGTGACTAGCCCCTAGAAATCGTAAAATGAAAGAACggattaaatatttaaaatatatatatatatatatataatctgttgTTTCAAGTCATTATCAGGTGGAAACAAGATATTTCGGAatacaaaattatcaaatatcacattttttttagtgCAGTGAAACTATTAATGCTAAAAATCTTTTGAgagaaatatgttcttgaacACAATTAGAACTTTGGTTTTGATTCTTGGAGAGAATATCTTCGAAATCATTAGCCAAATTGCAAAACTCATGCGATAAAAAGGAATATCATTAACAGTTAAACAAATATGTACAAGGTagaaaagaatataatttcGTGTGAGGAGGAAGTTGTCAATCTATCCAAAAGGTCTTCCCATTTGCCTTTATTTCCGGAATCATTGGCTGCATTAGGATCAACGATAATAGTAGTGCACCCTTTAACTTAAGTACTACGCCCACTGCTTAAGATATAAAAGTAAAATGCTTATAAAAAATAGATCGGCTTTTTCAAGTGCTCCTAAACTCACTATATCTCTTAAAGGCAAATCTGAGAAAACATAATTAAGATACAAgtaatcatttattttttggagTTAATCTTTCAATACACATATGCGTGCACGCCTTCAAATAAATCTTTACACACCAACATGTAACTTTTATGAATCAACGCACAAGTTTTGGTAGTAAAATAAGTAGGCACTTAAGTTGCGTCACAAGTTTTTGGTGTGCTGCGAATTAAATGGCAGTGTTGTTACTGATTGATCTGATAAggcaacaaaataaatatagtTTTCCTGCGACATATCATTCTTGTTTGGGTCCATTTGAAAATTTAGctaatattttttgaaaatagaaacatGATTTTATGACAAGACGTGAATTTTTCCAACCGTCCGAGTAATATGAGAAACGCAGAACCatacgaatatatatatatatataccgtgACACCGTTGTCTGGAAAGGCTGACAGGAAGACAGTGCCGTATTTTCACGGTATTTTTGGAGACGTTGCAGGCATCCCACGTATCTGACAAAATATGGGAAATGCAACAGCGTTCTTGCTTCTAATTCGAGTATTACTGAGGGGACCCACTAGCTGGTGATGCATCCCCACCACCTTTTGTACTACACTACTGTATGTGCCAATACCAAAATTTGCAGGGAACTCCTTCATCGCCAACCCGCCGCCATTAAAGCCTTCTCCTCAcgagggggagagaaagagagagagagggagaggggagagagagaggctcaCCCACCCCCCTGACCTACAACCACTCAGAGCCACCATGACCGTACGGATCActccctccctcctctcccTGGCCATGCGATCCTCTAAACTCCGATCACTGGGTAATAGAGCGTTCTCTCTTGTCATTTTTCTGTCATACCGCCATTTGGAAGGTCGACAGTTCGATCATTCCATGTGGACctgctttctttcatttaagatggctttctattttttccttttcttttcttgtactTTTTCTCTGtcgatgttttttctttcagcatcATCATGAATTTATTTTCGCATTGTGGTGATTGGCTGAttgcttttacttttttttttctttttggtgacTTCATGCTTGTATTAGCACGGGTCGATTTGGTGTATGAAGGTTGTTCTTTCGGTACATTTTCTGAGTATGAAATATTTCTGTTCATGAAAATGGATGGATGATCAAGTGCCCTGTTTATGTCGTTTACTTTGAAATTtgtattttaatattttgacgtttccttcttcttttgagTTCTTCAGGGAAGCCTGGAATTCGTAGTGCCCGTTTGGTCATTCTTTCAATTTTACTAACTTTGTAGTACGCTGCTGGAGATTATCGGTTTATGATCAACAGTCTGCTCAGTGGCTAATagtctttattttttgtttcgaATCTATCTCAACGTTCGTAACTCCTTTTGCCATGAATTTCTCCAGTTCTTAGGGCATTTCTATCCGTCCTGGCTGATAGTTCAGGCTGACGGTTTTAAGGCCGCCATCTTGGCGTGGATTGTGTAGCCCTTAAGATTACCAGGTTATCTGTGTGGCGCGTCTGAGTTACGCAAATCATAGCCCATGGACTTTTAGGCAGAACTGGTTTTGGGTCGACTAACCATAAGATTCTTTGCGCCTTCATAGCCTAATTCCGATTTTCGACAATTTTGCAGCTGGGGTAGCTAGTATGATAATCATTTATGTTATATTAGCATTAAATTCTTGTTGGTATTGAATGATATTGCTGTCAATGGGTCATACTCTGCTTGCACATAAATTCAGCAGATAAAAGAAGCATTCATGTCATAGTTGCCGAATCTGGAGTacgttttcttcattttattggATCTTTTTCTACAGGTAAGAATTTTACAAGAAATACAAGAAGTCGCCTGCTTAGCACTGCGGTTGCAGCTGAGGAACCTATATCCCCCCTGTTCAAGTAAATCTGACACAGCTACTTATCGATGGGCAGTTTGTTGATTCCGCATCAGGTAATCCACAGGGTGTTTTTTATGAGACTTAAGTCATAAGGCATACGTGAAGCCAACATATATACTTATTGCgacttgtgaagaagaaatgaTGTACAAATGTTCCTGTTGGTGCCAGGAAAGACGTTTCCAACACTTGACCCCAGAACAGGACAAGTAATTGCACATGTTGCTGAAGCAGAAGCTGAGGATGTCAACAGGGCTGTGGCTGCAGCTCGCAGAGCATTTGATAATGGACCATGGCCAAAAATGACTGCTTATGTAATCATTACTTGTTTCCATTTCAATTTATACCTGCAGATGTTAAACTATCTGCGATGTCTAAGTTTCTTTTACATAACACGGTAATGAAAATCTGGTATTTAAGTGGGTAGTGATTAATGGAACAATGAACTCTTAACAGAAATTCTGCTCTTTGAGATTGTGAAATTTACTGAATATCTAACCAGACTTTCTACATTTTGTTAAAGCATTATAATAATTTGTTCTGAAAATTCTGCTTCTGAGTGTTTTATAGGCTTTTTATGTTCTGTTCAAGCATTACAGTCATTTGTTCTAAGAAAATCCTGCTCGCATTCCAGGAAAGGTCAAAAATACTTCTCCGATTTGCTGATCTGCTTGAAAAACACAGTGATGAGCTTTCAGCTCTTGAAACGTGGGACAATGGGAAGCCTTATGAACAGACATCTAAAGTTGAAGTTCCAATGCTGATCCGATGTATTCGGTATTATGCTGGTAAGTTAATTGAAAAACTACATCTCAAATTTCCATCAGCCAAGATGTGTAAGATATTCTAGACTGGGATTGGTGGGACTTCTTCAGGTTGGGCAGATAAGATCCATGGTCTCACTATTCCAGCTGATGGAAGCCATCATGTGCAAGTATTGCATGAACCAGTT
Above is a window of Nymphaea colorata isolate Beijing-Zhang1983 chromosome 8, ASM883128v2, whole genome shotgun sequence DNA encoding:
- the LOC116259145 gene encoding cyclic nucleotide-gated ion channel 18-like, producing MISRPSNSSLSVSTSSVAAFLSSLYSSSPLLQSLIDFCPWRRWVLDPRSDVVLIWYKCFLVSCLIALFLDPFYFFLPTVDPDATCLSIHVRLRITVTVLRSVTDLFYALHILNKFRTAFVSRETRVFGSGDLVMDPKKIASRYMRAGFAIDLLATLPLPQILIWLIIPGLKNSSDVHSNNKLALIVLFQYVPRLFLIFPLNQRIVKSSGVVTKTAWAGAAYNLLLYMLASHVLGASWYLLSVERLRTCWRRECSRENGNLHTPQCDPYFLDCSSLGQLERQIWVNVTHVIGNCAVDNSGINFNYGMFADALTNHVVSSSFIEKYFYCLWWGLRNLSSYGQNLSTSTYMGETVFCILICIFGLVLFSQLIGNMQTYLQSITVRIEEWRVKQRDTEEWMIHRQLPQDLQERVRRFIHYKWLTTRGVDEEAILQSLPLDLRREIQRHLCLGLVRRVPFFSQMDDQLLDAICERLVSSLNIKNTYILREGDPVNEMLFIIRGKLESSTTNGGRSGFFNSIMLGPSDFCGEELLTWALLPTSSLNLPLSTRTVRALDEVEAFALRADDLKFVANQFKRLHSKKLQHTFRFYSHQWRTWAACFIQAAWRRHKKRKLARDLEMHENLFYMSEDASSSDALLIDVAGGGGYDGGYGEIVIDPSLEGSNNLPHLDLGATILASRFAANTRRGVNQKIKGTDHIEEKVRLPKILKPDEPDFSLDLQEEE